A portion of the Syntrophaceae bacterium genome contains these proteins:
- the rpsA gene encoding 30S ribosomal protein S1 has protein sequence MEEEKSFAELLEASERKPLRLKQGQSVEAVIAKITSDWVFIDLGGKTEGIVERNEFLDREGQLTVKEGDTVKVYYLTSRQGERVFTTRVSGDAARQFLEEAWRNAIPVEGIVEKEVKGGLEVRIAGTYRAFCPFSQAGIPRGETAAALIGQRLPFIIIEYGERGRRLILSRRRILEEEERKRKDAVRGTLREGMMVTGTVKSLRDFGAFVDIGGIEALLPISEVGWGRVEDIRDRFTVGQSIEAVILNIDWAKDRITLSVKGTLPDPWENVETRYPQGSRHQGTVARLADFGAFITLEPGVDGLIPISRLSRGKKIRHPREVLVQGDTIEVVVESSDRAKRRLSLAPVLPEEEQEDSYRPFLQQKGTKGFGSLGDMMNRKDSKGKKNGTES, from the coding sequence ATGGAAGAGGAAAAGAGTTTCGCTGAACTCCTGGAGGCCTCCGAGCGCAAGCCGCTCCGGCTCAAACAGGGGCAGAGCGTGGAAGCGGTGATCGCCAAGATCACGTCGGACTGGGTTTTCATCGACCTCGGCGGCAAGACCGAGGGGATCGTCGAGCGCAACGAATTTCTCGACAGGGAAGGGCAGCTGACGGTCAAGGAAGGCGATACCGTCAAGGTCTACTACCTCACGTCGAGGCAGGGCGAGAGGGTCTTCACGACGAGGGTTTCGGGGGATGCCGCCCGTCAGTTCCTCGAAGAGGCCTGGCGGAATGCAATCCCCGTCGAGGGCATCGTGGAGAAGGAGGTCAAGGGCGGGCTCGAGGTCCGCATCGCGGGAACCTACCGGGCGTTCTGCCCCTTTTCACAGGCGGGCATCCCCCGCGGGGAGACGGCGGCGGCCCTCATCGGGCAGCGCCTGCCGTTCATCATCATCGAGTACGGCGAAAGGGGGCGGCGGCTCATCCTCTCGAGGCGCAGGATCCTCGAAGAGGAAGAGCGCAAGAGAAAGGACGCCGTCAGGGGAACGCTCCGCGAGGGGATGATGGTCACGGGCACCGTGAAGTCCCTGAGGGACTTCGGCGCCTTTGTCGACATCGGCGGCATCGAGGCCCTGTTGCCCATATCCGAGGTCGGCTGGGGCCGCGTGGAAGATATCCGTGACCGCTTCACCGTCGGCCAGTCCATCGAGGCGGTCATCCTCAACATCGACTGGGCGAAAGACCGCATCACCCTGAGCGTCAAGGGAACCCTGCCGGACCCGTGGGAAAACGTGGAGACCCGCTATCCGCAAGGCTCCCGCCACCAGGGGACCGTTGCGAGGCTCGCGGACTTCGGGGCCTTCATCACCCTCGAGCCCGGTGTGGACGGGCTGATCCCCATCTCCCGCCTGTCGCGGGGCAAGAAGATCCGCCATCCGCGGGAGGTCCTCGTCCAGGGGGACACGATCGAGGTCGTGGTGGAATCCTCCGACCGGGCAAAACGGCGGCTGTCGCTTGCGCCGGTGTTGCCCGAGGAGGAGCAGGAAGACTCCTACCGCCCCTTCCTGCAGCAAAAGGGAACCAAGGGGTTCGGCTCCCTTGGCGACATGATGAACCGAAAGGACTCGAAGGGGAAGAAGAACGGCACGGAAAGCTGA
- a CDS encoding glutaredoxin family protein: MRQPLRHLMPLCAAILLFVALAAGLSGAATLYRWVDDKGVVHVSENPPEGKVNVAQAVVGEDPAKEPAAGPSTEKREFRVRPGEVTIYTTPTCPWCHRAKAWFRDKRIRYREIDVTTDRQGLDEMVKISGQTGVPVIVVGDEVIVGFNQNRLKEIFRE, translated from the coding sequence ATGAGACAACCCCTCCGTCACTTGATGCCTTTATGCGCAGCCATATTATTGTTCGTGGCGCTGGCCGCCGGCCTGTCCGGCGCCGCGACACTTTACCGCTGGGTTGACGACAAGGGGGTGGTTCATGTCTCCGAGAACCCGCCCGAGGGAAAGGTGAACGTTGCCCAGGCCGTCGTCGGGGAGGATCCTGCGAAAGAGCCGGCGGCCGGGCCTTCCACGGAAAAAAGAGAATTCCGGGTGCGTCCCGGCGAGGTCACCATCTACACGACGCCCACCTGCCCGTGGTGCCACAGGGCGAAGGCGTGGTTCCGGGACAAGAGAATCCGCTATCGAGAAATCGACGTCACCACCGATCGCCAGGGACTTGACGAGATGGTGAAAATCTCCGGCCAGACCGGGGTGCCCGTGATCGTCGTCGGCGACGAGGTGATCGTCGGGTTCAACCAGAACCGGCTCAAGGAAATCTTCAGGGAATGA
- a CDS encoding archease encodes MYKTFDHTADLGLIVAGKSREDLYANAAFAVFDIITDLGLVEARETRRILVEGDGPEDLLINYLREILYLYNGERWLLKEIRVNRVDDHVLEAEARGEPLDGRKHEIRKEIKAVTYHQAQVRQTTGGWEARVIFDV; translated from the coding sequence ATGTACAAAACCTTTGATCACACGGCCGATCTCGGCCTCATCGTGGCGGGGAAAAGCAGGGAGGATCTCTACGCAAACGCCGCGTTTGCCGTGTTTGACATCATCACGGACCTCGGGCTCGTCGAAGCACGCGAGACCCGGCGCATTCTTGTCGAGGGGGACGGCCCCGAGGACCTGCTGATCAACTATCTCCGTGAAATCCTTTACCTCTACAACGGCGAACGCTGGCTCCTGAAGGAGATCCGCGTGAACCGGGTGGATGACCATGTGCTCGAGGCCGAGGCCCGCGGGGAGCCCCTCGACGGGCGCAAGCATGAAATCCGAAAGGAAATCAAGGCGGTAACCTATCACCAGGCCCAGGTTCGGCAGACGACAGGGGGCTGGGAGGCAAGGGTGATCTTCGATGTCTGA
- a CDS encoding RtcB family protein → MSDVKLRRLDEFRWEVPQEGAMRVPGIIYASDRLMKAMGQDESPKQVANVAQLPGIVKHSLAMPDMHWGYGFPIGGVAAFDLEGGVISPGGVGYDINCGCRLMMTNLRAEEIRPQIAKIVTALFHHVPSGVGSKGALKLPRSEEKNVLVEGARWAVKNGYGSPGDLESIEDGGCLAGADPECVSDRALERGKDQVGTLGSGNHFLEVEIVEEIFDRDVAAALGIEEGRVAVMIHSGSRGLGHQVCDDYLARLVKHVDKIGISLPDRQLACAYIQSPEGRQYLSAMACAANYAWANRQMLMHWTGEALERALGMSPRDLGMRLVYDVCHNIAKIEEHVVDGKKVRLCVHRKGATRAFPPGHPALASKFQKTGQPVLIPGDMGTGSYVLVGTERAMGETFGSTCHGAGRVLSRAAAIKASKGRAIRREMEDRGVLVMAAAKGTLAEEIPEAYKDIDEVINVVHGAGLSRKVARLRAIGCIKG, encoded by the coding sequence ATGTCTGATGTGAAGCTGCGCCGTCTCGACGAATTCCGGTGGGAAGTTCCGCAGGAGGGCGCCATGCGCGTCCCGGGGATCATCTACGCCAGCGACAGGCTCATGAAGGCCATGGGGCAGGACGAAAGCCCGAAGCAGGTGGCCAACGTGGCCCAGCTGCCGGGGATCGTGAAGCACTCGCTTGCCATGCCGGACATGCACTGGGGCTACGGCTTCCCCATCGGGGGGGTGGCCGCGTTCGATCTCGAGGGCGGCGTCATCTCTCCCGGGGGCGTGGGGTACGACATCAACTGCGGCTGCCGGCTGATGATGACAAACCTTCGCGCCGAGGAGATCCGCCCGCAGATCGCAAAGATCGTCACGGCCCTCTTCCATCACGTCCCCTCCGGCGTGGGCTCGAAGGGGGCCCTGAAGCTGCCCCGCAGCGAGGAAAAGAACGTCCTCGTCGAGGGGGCCCGCTGGGCCGTGAAAAACGGCTACGGATCCCCCGGCGACCTGGAATCCATCGAGGACGGGGGCTGCCTGGCCGGCGCCGATCCCGAGTGCGTAAGCGACCGGGCCCTCGAGCGGGGCAAGGACCAGGTGGGGACCCTGGGTTCGGGGAACCATTTTCTCGAGGTGGAGATCGTCGAAGAGATCTTCGACAGGGATGTGGCCGCCGCCCTCGGGATCGAAGAGGGCCGGGTGGCCGTGATGATCCACAGCGGCTCCCGCGGCCTCGGGCACCAGGTGTGCGACGACTACCTGGCGAGGCTGGTGAAGCATGTCGACAAGATCGGCATCAGCCTGCCCGACCGGCAGCTGGCCTGCGCCTACATCCAGTCCCCGGAGGGCCGGCAATACCTTTCGGCCATGGCATGCGCGGCCAATTACGCCTGGGCCAACCGGCAGATGCTCATGCACTGGACGGGCGAGGCCCTCGAGCGCGCCCTGGGGATGAGCCCGCGCGACCTCGGCATGCGGCTCGTCTACGATGTCTGCCACAACATCGCCAAGATCGAGGAGCACGTCGTCGACGGGAAGAAGGTCAGGCTGTGTGTCCACCGCAAGGGGGCGACACGCGCCTTCCCGCCGGGGCACCCGGCTCTCGCGTCGAAATTCCAAAAAACGGGCCAGCCCGTTCTGATCCCCGGCGACATGGGCACGGGCTCCTACGTGCTCGTGGGCACCGAGAGGGCCATGGGGGAAACCTTCGGCAGCACCTGCCACGGGGCGGGACGCGTGCTGAGCCGCGCGGCGGCCATCAAGGCAAGCAAGGGCCGGGCGATCCGCCGGGAGATGGAGGACCGCGGCGTCCTCGTCATGGCCGCCGCCAAGGGCACCCTGGCCGAGGAGATCCCCGAGGCCTACAAGGACATCGACGAGGTCATCAACGTCGTCCACGGCGCCGGGCTTTCGAGGAAGGTTGCCCGGCTCAGGGCGATCGGCTGCATCAAGGGATGA
- a CDS encoding DMT family transporter: protein MERQTKAYLYAAATVLLWSTVASAFKLTLGHLGFLEMLLGASVVSLAALFVIVVVQGKLAVIVNSPAQDVARSAALGFLNPFLYYVILFKAYSLLPAQEAQPLNWTWPIMLVLLSMAILKQPIRWASVLAIVVSFSGVFVISTRGDVLSFRFTNLPGALLALGSSVIWALFWIYNVKDRRDEVVKLFLNFVFGSVFTLVAVLLFGDLRIPPPAGLLGVLWIGLFEMGITFVSWLKALQLSRTTVQVSNLVYAAPFLSLFLIHFIVGEEILPSTVVGLVLIVAGVIVQQYASRGVREPDEGRLRGNPADPAR from the coding sequence ATGGAGCGACAGACGAAGGCCTATCTCTACGCCGCGGCGACGGTGCTGCTCTGGTCGACCGTGGCCTCGGCCTTCAAGCTGACGCTCGGGCACCTGGGCTTTCTCGAGATGCTCCTGGGGGCGTCCGTCGTGTCGCTTGCAGCCCTCTTTGTCATCGTCGTCGTCCAGGGCAAGCTGGCCGTCATCGTGAACTCCCCGGCGCAGGACGTGGCCCGATCGGCGGCCCTGGGGTTTCTCAACCCCTTCCTCTACTACGTGATCCTCTTCAAGGCCTACTCGCTGCTGCCCGCCCAGGAGGCTCAGCCCCTGAACTGGACCTGGCCCATCATGCTGGTGCTGCTCTCCATGGCGATCCTGAAGCAGCCCATCCGGTGGGCAAGCGTACTTGCCATCGTCGTCAGCTTCTCGGGCGTCTTCGTCATCTCCACCCGCGGCGACGTGTTGTCCTTCCGGTTCACGAACCTCCCGGGTGCGCTCCTCGCGCTCGGCAGCTCGGTCATCTGGGCGCTGTTCTGGATCTACAACGTGAAGGACAGGCGCGACGAGGTCGTCAAGCTCTTCCTCAACTTCGTCTTCGGTTCGGTCTTCACCCTCGTTGCGGTGCTTCTCTTCGGGGATCTCCGGATCCCGCCGCCGGCGGGCCTCCTGGGGGTTCTCTGGATCGGCCTGTTCGAAATGGGGATCACCTTCGTCAGCTGGCTCAAGGCCCTGCAGCTATCGCGCACGACGGTGCAGGTGAGCAACCTCGTCTACGCCGCGCCCTTCCTGTCCCTCTTCCTCATCCATTTCATCGTCGGCGAGGAGATCCTGCCCTCCACGGTGGTCGGGCTCGTCCTCATCGTCGCAGGGGTCATCGTGCAGCAGTACGCAAGCCGCGGGGTGCGTGAGCCCGATGAGGGGCGCCTCCGAGGAAATCCGGCAGACCCTGCTCGCTGA
- a CDS encoding MBL fold metallo-hydrolase: protein MKLAENLYVYEWTNYFENNCNSFFIGGAVGALVDPGLGKHLPDLLTRMAKDGIRKEDIRYVINTHSHPDHYEASALFDSSAVKIALSEIEMEFMKGPGAYLYKLFGLKAPVVNVNLPLKAGEVNLNGEPFQVSIVPGHSPGSIALYWPATKALFPGDVIFQMNVGRSDFPGGDSKLLKESIRSLSKLDVEYLLPGHMGMVTGKANVKRNFEKVIEGIFPYL from the coding sequence ATGAAGCTTGCCGAGAACCTCTACGTCTACGAGTGGACGAACTACTTCGAGAACAACTGCAACAGCTTCTTCATCGGGGGCGCCGTCGGGGCGCTCGTCGACCCGGGGCTGGGCAAGCACCTGCCGGACCTGCTGACGCGGATGGCCAAGGACGGCATCAGGAAGGAAGACATTCGATACGTCATCAACACCCACTCGCACCCTGACCACTACGAGGCCTCGGCGCTCTTCGACAGCTCCGCGGTCAAGATCGCCCTGTCGGAGATCGAGATGGAGTTCATGAAGGGCCCGGGGGCCTATCTCTATAAGCTCTTCGGTCTGAAGGCCCCCGTCGTAAATGTGAACCTGCCCCTGAAGGCGGGCGAGGTGAACCTCAACGGGGAACCCTTCCAGGTCTCCATCGTGCCCGGGCACTCGCCGGGCTCCATCGCCCTGTACTGGCCTGCGACGAAGGCCCTTTTCCCCGGGGACGTGATCTTTCAAATGAATGTGGGCCGGTCTGATTTTCCCGGCGGCGACAGCAAGCTCCTCAAGGAGAGCATCAGGAGCCTCTCGAAGCTGGACGTCGAATACCTGCTGCCCGGCCACATGGGCATGGTGACGGGGAAGGCGAACGTGAAGAGGAACTTTGAGAAAGTGATCGAGGGGATCTTCCCGTACCTGTAA
- a CDS encoding cell envelope biogenesis protein OmpA, whose product MFPVLTLLCLTFIGCAASQRPVLYPNNHLRVVGNAQAERDIDDCMQMAEAHVRRNQDSKVAEGAVRGGAIGAATGAAVGAVTGNFGRGLAAGAAGGAAGGATHGLFKAAEPSPVFKNFVNRCLREKGYEPIGWQ is encoded by the coding sequence ATGTTCCCCGTTCTGACCCTTCTTTGCCTGACCTTCATCGGGTGCGCCGCCTCGCAGCGGCCCGTTCTTTACCCGAACAATCACCTGAGGGTGGTGGGCAATGCGCAGGCCGAGCGGGATATCGACGACTGCATGCAGATGGCCGAGGCCCACGTGAGGAGAAACCAGGATTCCAAAGTGGCCGAGGGGGCCGTCAGGGGCGGCGCCATCGGGGCGGCGACGGGGGCGGCCGTGGGTGCCGTGACGGGCAACTTCGGCAGGGGCCTCGCGGCAGGGGCCGCTGGAGGCGCTGCCGGGGGCGCCACGCACGGGCTGTTCAAGGCGGCCGAGCCGAGCCCGGTTTTCAAGAACTTCGTGAACCGCTGCCTCAGGGAAAAGGGCTACGAGCCCATCGGGTGGCAGTAG
- a CDS encoding SIMPL domain-containing protein, whose protein sequence is MRKTFALFAVALTALACSTAAAQFPEDPGCRPAAVTVTGSGETHAKPDFARVHVGVVTEGATAAEALRKNNEAMSQLIVLIRKRGIEDRDVQTSQFNVAPRYRYDKDQRESPKIAGYQVTNELSVKVRDMTRLGGFLDETVALGANQVRGVSFGVAEPAPLMDEARRKAMADALRRARVYAEAAGVRIGKPVKISEQEGARPGPYPVARMEAAAASGVPVAPGEQTFTVSVTVSYPIVDAK, encoded by the coding sequence ATGAGAAAGACCTTTGCCCTTTTTGCCGTTGCCCTGACGGCGCTCGCCTGCAGCACGGCCGCAGCCCAGTTTCCCGAAGATCCCGGATGCCGCCCGGCCGCCGTCACCGTGACGGGCTCGGGAGAGACCCACGCCAAGCCGGACTTCGCCCGGGTTCACGTGGGGGTCGTCACAGAGGGGGCGACGGCGGCCGAGGCGCTGAGGAAGAACAACGAGGCCATGAGCCAGCTCATCGTCCTGATCCGCAAGCGGGGCATCGAGGACAGGGACGTGCAGACGTCTCAGTTCAACGTCGCGCCGCGCTACCGATACGACAAGGATCAGCGGGAATCCCCGAAGATTGCGGGCTACCAGGTCACAAACGAGCTGTCGGTGAAGGTCCGGGACATGACCCGGCTCGGGGGGTTTCTTGACGAGACGGTTGCCCTGGGTGCAAACCAGGTCCGGGGGGTGAGTTTCGGTGTTGCCGAACCCGCTCCGCTCATGGACGAGGCGCGCAGGAAGGCCATGGCCGACGCGCTGAGGCGCGCCCGGGTCTATGCGGAGGCGGCGGGGGTGAGAATCGGAAAGCCCGTGAAGATCTCCGAGCAGGAAGGCGCTCGCCCCGGCCCCTACCCGGTTGCCCGCATGGAGGCCGCAGCGGCCTCCGGCGTGCCCGTCGCGCCGGGCGAACAGACCTTCACCGTCAGCGTCACCGTGAGCTACCCCATCGTCGATGCAAAGTGA
- a CDS encoding YkgJ family cysteine cluster protein — translation MSDKASIACLRCGTCCMADMIADADADDLARWKREGRDDILRACRDALWVGDHVLSVTTGMTIHDCPFLDFREGKFACTIYETRPRVCREFEPGSSAICPQFGKRSPD, via the coding sequence TTGTCGGACAAAGCGTCCATAGCCTGCCTTCGCTGCGGCACCTGCTGCATGGCCGACATGATCGCCGACGCCGACGCCGATGACCTGGCGCGATGGAAACGGGAGGGCCGTGACGACATCCTGCGGGCCTGCCGCGACGCTCTCTGGGTGGGAGACCATGTCCTGTCCGTCACGACGGGGATGACCATCCACGACTGCCCCTTCCTGGACTTCCGGGAGGGGAAGTTCGCCTGCACCATCTACGAGACACGGCCCCGGGTCTGCCGAGAGTTCGAGCCCGGCTCGTCGGCCATATGCCCGCAGTTCGGGAAACGGTCTCCCGATTGA
- a CDS encoding sigma-54-dependent Fis family transcriptional regulator, translated as MYRYKILIVDDDKLLQNSLNTILSEKYDTFVAGSGEEALRILPTHDIDLVLLDIRLPGINGIDTLGHIREINKDVAVIMMTAYEDVKSVIRSIKMGAFDYLVKPLDIEELDVIIEKALETLKLKREVEELRKQFVKDYNLDNIVAQSPSMKLALRLADTIARSYDTTVLIEGKTGTGKEVIARLIHHRSDRFDKPFVSINCGAISKDLVESELFGYEKGTFTGGLQEGKKGKFEAANGGTVLLDEISELLPSAQVKLLTFLEEKAFYPVGGSEKRHVDVRIIAATNKSLEECIREGTFREDLYYRLNVARITIPPLRERKEDIEALTLFFINKFNQRFSKNFQRVSEDAKRLLAEHPWTGNVRELRNAIERVMLMEDAPEITRKHLEFLTTPPPLAGGAEPAVPRIPSSGLNLDEMNKELIVQALQRCGGNRTKAARLLGISRPTMIYRIEKYGIKV; from the coding sequence ATGTACCGGTATAAGATCCTCATCGTCGACGACGACAAGCTCCTGCAGAACTCCCTGAACACCATCCTGTCGGAGAAGTACGACACCTTCGTCGCCGGAAGCGGGGAGGAGGCCCTGCGCATCCTGCCGACGCACGACATCGACCTCGTCCTGCTCGATATCCGCCTGCCGGGCATCAACGGGATCGACACCCTCGGCCATATCCGCGAGATCAACAAGGATGTCGCCGTGATCATGATGACGGCCTACGAGGACGTCAAGTCCGTCATCCGTTCCATCAAGATGGGGGCGTTCGACTACCTCGTCAAGCCGCTGGACATCGAGGAGCTCGACGTCATCATCGAGAAGGCCCTGGAGACCCTCAAGCTCAAGCGCGAGGTGGAGGAGCTGCGAAAGCAGTTCGTCAAGGACTACAACCTCGACAACATCGTCGCCCAGAGCCCGTCCATGAAGCTCGCCCTGCGGCTGGCCGACACGATCGCCCGCAGCTACGACACGACGGTCCTCATCGAGGGCAAGACGGGCACGGGCAAGGAGGTCATCGCGCGACTCATCCACCACCGCAGCGACCGGTTCGACAAGCCCTTCGTGAGCATCAACTGCGGGGCGATCAGCAAGGACCTCGTGGAGAGCGAGCTGTTCGGCTACGAGAAGGGCACCTTCACCGGCGGGCTGCAGGAGGGCAAGAAGGGGAAGTTCGAGGCGGCAAACGGGGGCACGGTCCTGCTCGACGAGATCAGCGAGCTGCTGCCCTCGGCCCAGGTCAAGCTGCTGACGTTTCTCGAGGAAAAGGCCTTCTACCCCGTGGGGGGCTCCGAGAAGAGACACGTCGACGTCCGCATTATCGCCGCCACGAACAAGAGCCTCGAGGAGTGCATCCGGGAGGGCACCTTCCGCGAGGATCTCTACTACCGACTCAACGTCGCCCGGATCACCATCCCGCCCCTCCGGGAGCGCAAGGAGGACATCGAGGCGCTCACCCTGTTTTTCATCAACAAGTTCAACCAGCGCTTCAGCAAGAATTTCCAGCGGGTCAGCGAGGATGCCAAGCGCCTCCTTGCCGAGCACCCCTGGACCGGCAACGTGCGCGAGCTGCGCAACGCCATCGAGCGGGTCATGCTGATGGAGGACGCGCCCGAGATCACCCGGAAGCACCTGGAGTTTCTGACGACGCCGCCGCCGCTGGCCGGGGGGGCGGAACCCGCGGTGCCGAGGATCCCCTCCTCAGGCCTGAACCTCGACGAGATGAACAAGGAGCTCATCGTGCAGGCCCTCCAGCGCTGCGGGGGGAACCGGACGAAGGCGGCCAGGCTCCTCGGCATCTCGCGCCCCACCATGATCTACCGCATCGAGAAGTACGGCATCAAGGTCTGA